Proteins from a genomic interval of Zingiber officinale cultivar Zhangliang chromosome 2A, Zo_v1.1, whole genome shotgun sequence:
- the LOC122044029 gene encoding uncharacterized protein LOC122044029 translates to MTCCMELVAAVLVGTQKKIVTAENSVWDEYIKTHGDVEQFRYKSLAYYEELSIIFGGDRSSGKDAQVPADIVEELDKVAVENDESIGVDGDYASYVQDFIFESSEENSKPKRRKTESTKDLSRVIREAIAILGEELNNAKNELSIDVVLAREIPSMYSYLQEFVGSHKFDVLKEYLDDVPWVYIGDNFVSPMVLAFDSLVK, encoded by the exons ATGACATGTTGTATGGAGTTGGTAGCAGCGGTTTTGGTTGGGACTCAGAAAAAAATTGTTACGGCTGAGAATTCTGTGTGGGATGAATATATTAag actCATGGAGATGTAGAACAATTTAGATACAAGTCATTGGCTTACTATGAGGAACTTTCTATCATTTTTGGTGGAGACCGTTCATCTGGGAAAGATGCTCAAGTTCCTGCTGATATTGTTGAAGAATTAGACAAAGTTGCAGTTGAAAATGATGAAAGTATAGGTGTTGATGGGGATTATGCTTCATATGTCCAAGATTTCATATTTGAATCAAGCGAAGAGAATTCTAAGCCAAAAAGGAGAAAGACCGAGAGCACTAAAGATTTGTCTCGAGTTATCAGAGAGGCGATAGCTATTCTTGGGGAAGAACTTAACAATGCAA AGAATGAGCTATCAATTGATGTTGTGTTAGCAAGAGAAATCCCGTCTATGTATTCATATTTACAGGAATTTGTTGGCTCCCATAAATTTGATGTTCTTAAAGAATACTTGGATGATGTTCCTTGGGTTTATATAGGCGACAATTTTGTATCTCCCATGGTGCTTGCATTTGACTCTCTTGTGAAGTAG
- the LOC122042425 gene encoding putative pentatricopeptide repeat-containing protein At3g28640 yields MVAPVAPVEPDVHNRCMFLLRRCSSERHLRAAHALFLVGSLHLHPFVLSRLILAACSLRPPSLPYASLLFHHAPYPPSTFAHNALIRAHARSPHPRAALPLFRRLLASAAADHHSFPFVLAACAANGSLVDGAQVHALVVKNGLSSADPYVQTALLRLYSHAIDDAPKLFDEIPNPDAVHYDVLMNVFIRRGVPSEALRLFDRLLLSNLEPDNFAVTTALTACAHAGALEQGVRIHKYLASKDASYAKDTFLGSALVSMYAKCGCIKDAVEVFDAVPNRNNHMWATMIGAYAMHGFPEKAIACVRRMQEVDQLRPDGVVLLGALAACAHAGRVEDGLLLLGDMEAKYEVAPEHEHYSCAVDMLCRVGRLEEALLLIRRMPMRPLASVWGSLLTGCRIQGNVELAETAVAELQRFTESDGDDEGVYVQLSNIYLNANRKEEACKVRKLVGSRGSKKTPARSAIHVEGKASSFVAGDQAHPRRTEIWTMLELLTDHICSCTEDDRPSSWI; encoded by the coding sequence ATGGTGGCGCCGGTGGCGCCGGTGGAGCCGGACGTCCACAACCGCTGCATGTTCCTTCTCCGTCGCTGCTCCTCCGAGCGCCACCTCCGTGCCGCCCACGCCCTCTTCCTGGTTGGCAGCCTCCACCTCCACCCCTTCGTCCTCAGCCGCCTCATCCTCGCCGCTTGCTCCCTCCGCCCACCCTCCCTCCCCTACGcctctctcctcttccaccacGCCCCTTATCCCCCCAGCACCTTCGCCCACAACGCCCTCATCCGCGCCCACGCCCGCAGCCCCCATCCTCGTGCCGCCCTCCCTCTATTCCGCCGCCTTCTCGCCTCCGCCGCAGCTGACCACCACTCCTTCCCCTTCGTTCTCGCCGCCTGCGCCGCAAACGGATCCCTCGTCGATGGCGCCCAGGTCCACGCCCTCGTCGTCAAGAACGGCCTCTCCTCTGCCGATCCCTACGTCCAGACCGCCCTTCTGCGGCTCTACTCTCACGCCATCGACGACGCCCCGAAGCTGTTCGACGAAATCCCCAACCCCGACGCCGTCCACTACGACGTCCTGATGAACGTGTTCATCCGGCGCGGCGTTCCCTCCGAGGCGCTTCGTCTTTTCGACCGCTTGCTGCTCTCCAACTTAGAGCCTGATAACTTCGCCGTCACCACCGCCCTCACTGCCTGCGCCCACGCAGGCGCTCTCGAGCAGGGCGTCCGAATCCACAAATATCTTGCCTCCAAGGACGCATCCTATGCGAAGGACACTTTCCTGGGCTCGGCCCTCGTGAGCATGTACGCCAAGTGCGGCTGCATAAAAGATGCCGTGGAGGTTTTCGACGCGGTGCCTAACAGAAACAACCACATGTGGGCGACCATGATCGGGGCCTATGCGATGCACGGCTTCCCGGAGAAGGCGATCGCCTGCGTGCGGCGGATGCAGGAGGTGGACCAGTTGCGCCCGGACGGGGTCGTGCTGCTCGGGGCGCTGGCCGCCTGTGCGCATGCCGGCCGCGTGGAGGATGGCTTGCTTCTGTTGGGTGACATGGAGGCTAAGTACGAAGTGGCGCCGGAGCACGAGCACTACAGCTGCGCCGTGGATATGCTGTGCCGGGTGGGGAGGTTGGAGGAAGCTCTGCTGCTCATACGCAGAATGCCGATGAGGCCGCTGGCCTCGGTGTGGGGCTCGTTGCTGACAGGATGCAGGATACAGGGAAATGTGGAACTGGCGGAGACAGCTGTGGCGGAGCTCCAGCGCTTCACCGAGAGCGATGGAGACGACGAGGGGGTGTATGTGCAGTTGTCCAACATCTACCTGAATGCCAATAGGAAAGAGGAGGCTTGCAAGGTTAGGAAGCTGGTCGGGAGCAGAGGGAGCAAGAAGACGCCAGCGCGCAGTGCGATCCATGTGGAAGGGAAAGCGAGCTCCTTTGTGGCAGGGGATCAAGCGCACCCTCGGCGGACGGAGATATGGACGATGCTCGAACTGTTGACAGATCATATATGCTCCTGCACTGAGGATGACAGACCTTCTTCATGGATCTGA